A genome region from Rhodopseudomonas boonkerdii includes the following:
- the hisN gene encoding histidinol-phosphatase: MTVIDFTAFIGRLATAAGETILPFFRTSLSIDNKNTRDFDPVTEADRGAEAVMRRLIKQSFPQHGIVGEEFGIERADADYVWVLDPIDGTKSFISGFPTWGTLIALLHKGTPVYGMMHQPYIGERFSGDNGSARYQGANGSTRKLAVRRCESLEKAVLFTTSPLLMNETDRAVFQGVEKHVRLTRYGGDCYSYCMLAAGHLDLVIETELKPYDIAALIPIVTGAGGVVTTWDGKPAQNGGKIIAAGDPRVHDAAMRLLNG; this comes from the coding sequence GTGACGGTCATCGATTTCACTGCCTTCATCGGCCGTCTCGCCACCGCGGCCGGTGAGACCATCTTGCCCTTCTTTCGAACCTCACTGAGCATCGACAACAAGAACACGCGGGATTTCGACCCGGTGACCGAGGCCGATCGCGGCGCCGAGGCGGTGATGCGCCGCCTGATCAAGCAGAGCTTCCCGCAGCATGGCATCGTCGGCGAGGAATTCGGCATCGAGCGCGCGGATGCCGACTATGTTTGGGTGCTCGATCCCATCGACGGCACCAAGTCCTTCATTTCGGGCTTTCCGACCTGGGGCACCCTGATCGCGCTGCTGCATAAGGGCACACCGGTCTATGGCATGATGCACCAGCCCTATATCGGCGAGCGCTTTTCCGGCGACAACGGTTCGGCGCGCTACCAGGGCGCCAATGGCAGCACCCGCAAACTGGCCGTTCGCCGCTGCGAGTCGCTGGAGAAGGCCGTGCTGTTCACCACCAGCCCGCTGCTGATGAACGAGACCGACCGCGCCGTCTTCCAGGGCGTCGAAAAACATGTCCGCCTCACGCGTTATGGCGGCGACTGCTACTCCTATTGCATGCTGGCCGCCGGCCATCTCGACCTCGTCATCGAGACCGAGTTGAAGCCGTATGACATCGCCGCCTTGATCCCCATCGTCACCGGCGCCGGTGGTGTAGTCACCACCTGGGACGGCAAGCCGGCCCAGAACGGTGGCAAGATCATCGCCGCCGGAGACCCGCGCGTGCATGACGCCGCAATGAGGCTGCTGAATGGGTGA
- a CDS encoding Flp family type IVb pilin yields MTNVFMKFVKDERGATAIEYGLIAAGIALAIIAVVNGLGTNLNTKFTDLNSSLK; encoded by the coding sequence ATGACGAATGTTTTCATGAAGTTCGTGAAGGACGAGAGAGGCGCCACAGCCATCGAATACGGTCTTATCGCCGCCGGCATCGCGCTCGCCATCATCGCCGTCGTTAACGGCCTCGGCACCAACCTGAATACGAAGTTCACCGACCTCAACAGCTCGCTGAAGTAA
- a CDS encoding N-formylglutamate amidohydrolase has product MTQSDGELSPPFEIVEPTEWRAPVIFNSPHSGTVYPAEFLNAARIDVATLRRSEDSFMDELIGGLADLGFPVMRVHFPRSYVDVNREPYELDPRMFTGRLPSFANTRSMRVAGGLGTIPRVVGDGHEIYRERLNVDDALNRIESLYKPYHRALRRLVNKAYQTFGTAILVDCHSMPSIGIAREEPRRPDVVIGDRYGTSCAGLLTDVVEDTYHRLGYSIGRNKPYAGGFITEHYGNPASGLHAVQIELNRAIYMDERKRERTARFDQIAHDFTVLADALIDIPLGVLGPFQTAAE; this is encoded by the coding sequence ATGACCCAATCTGACGGTGAGCTGTCGCCCCCTTTCGAGATCGTCGAACCCACCGAATGGCGGGCGCCGGTCATTTTCAATTCGCCTCACTCCGGCACGGTCTACCCCGCAGAATTCCTCAACGCCGCGCGAATCGACGTTGCCACCCTGCGCCGTTCCGAAGATTCGTTCATGGACGAATTGATCGGTGGCTTGGCCGACCTCGGCTTTCCCGTGATGCGCGTGCATTTCCCGCGCTCCTATGTGGACGTCAATCGCGAGCCCTACGAACTCGATCCGCGGATGTTCACCGGCCGGCTGCCCAGTTTCGCCAACACGCGCTCCATGCGCGTCGCCGGCGGCCTCGGCACGATTCCTCGGGTGGTCGGCGACGGCCACGAGATCTATCGCGAGCGGCTCAATGTGGATGACGCCCTCAACCGGATCGAAAGCCTCTACAAACCCTATCACCGCGCTCTGCGCCGCCTGGTCAACAAGGCCTATCAGACCTTCGGTACGGCCATTCTGGTCGATTGCCATTCGATGCCGTCCATCGGCATCGCACGCGAGGAGCCGCGCCGGCCCGACGTGGTGATCGGCGACCGCTATGGCACCAGTTGCGCCGGACTGCTCACCGATGTGGTGGAAGACACTTATCATCGGCTTGGCTATTCGATCGGGCGCAACAAACCCTATGCCGGCGGCTTCATCACCGAACATTACGGCAATCCAGCCAGCGGCCTGCACGCGGTCCAGATCGAGCTGAACCGCGCGATCTACATGGACGAACGCAAGCGCGAACGCACAGCCCGCTTCGACCAGATCGCTCACGACTTCACGGTTCTGGCGGATGCCCTGATCGACATTCCGCTCGGCGTGCTCGGACCGTTCCAGACGGCCGCCGAGTAA
- the cpdR gene encoding cell cycle two-component system response regulator CpdR, with protein MHKILLAEDDNDMRRFLVKALENAGFQVSHHDNGMSAYQRLREEPFEMLLTDIVMPEMDGIELARRASELDPDIKIMFITGFAAVALNSDSEAPKNAKVLAKPVHLRELVSEVNKMLAA; from the coding sequence ATGCACAAGATCCTTCTCGCCGAAGACGACAACGACATGCGCCGGTTCCTGGTGAAGGCGCTGGAAAACGCTGGTTTTCAGGTGTCGCACCACGACAACGGAATGTCAGCCTATCAGAGGCTGCGCGAAGAGCCTTTTGAAATGCTTCTAACGGATATCGTGATGCCGGAAATGGACGGCATCGAACTGGCCCGTCGTGCCAGCGAACTCGATCCGGACATCAAGATCATGTTCATCACCGGCTTCGCTGCCGTGGCGCTGAATTCGGACAGCGAGGCGCCAAAGAACGCCAAGGTTCTGGCGAAGCCCGTGCATCTGCGCGAATTGGTCAGCGAAGTGAACAAGATGCTGGCCGCCTGA
- a CDS encoding gamma-glutamyl-gamma-aminobutyrate hydrolase family protein, with protein sequence MAIKSRPVIGVIGNAYRIENRFSVQAAGENNLRAVADVAGALPIMFAGAPDITDIGEVLDIVDGILLTGARANVHPIRFGVQPCVRHEPYDNGRDEVALTMVEACVARGVPIFGICRGLQEMNVAFGGTLHPEIRELPGRMNHRMPRLENGEIHPDPAVVFADRHEVHLTSNGTFASLLKRETISVNSLHGQGIEIPGRRVVVEGIAEDGTIEAIRIADAPSFALGVQWHAEYDPQTNPINRTLFLAFGEAVAAQKQRRKIGVAAPA encoded by the coding sequence ATGGCAATCAAGTCCCGGCCCGTCATTGGCGTGATCGGCAACGCCTATCGCATCGAGAACAGATTTTCCGTCCAGGCGGCCGGAGAAAATAATCTTCGCGCGGTGGCCGATGTGGCGGGCGCCTTGCCCATAATGTTCGCCGGCGCGCCGGATATCACAGATATCGGTGAGGTTCTGGACATCGTCGACGGCATCCTGCTCACCGGTGCCCGCGCCAATGTCCATCCCATCCGCTTCGGCGTGCAGCCCTGTGTCCGCCATGAGCCCTATGACAACGGGCGGGATGAAGTGGCGCTGACCATGGTGGAGGCCTGCGTGGCCCGTGGTGTGCCGATCTTCGGTATCTGTCGCGGGCTGCAGGAAATGAACGTCGCCTTTGGCGGCACGCTGCATCCTGAAATTCGCGAATTGCCTGGCCGGATGAATCACCGGATGCCGCGGCTCGAAAATGGCGAGATTCATCCCGATCCGGCTGTCGTGTTCGCCGATCGTCACGAGGTCCACCTGACCAGCAATGGCACCTTCGCCAGTCTGCTCAAGCGTGAGACCATCTCAGTCAATTCATTGCATGGCCAAGGGATCGAGATTCCCGGCCGAAGGGTGGTGGTTGAGGGGATAGCCGAAGACGGCACCATTGAAGCGATCCGTATTGCAGACGCGCCAAGCTTCGCTCTCGGGGTGCAATGGCATGCCGAATACGATCCGCAGACCAATCCGATCAATCGCACACTCTTCCTCGCTTTCGGCGAGGCTGTCGCGGCGCAAAAACAGCGTCGGAAGATCGGCGTCGCAGCGCCGGCCTGA
- a CDS encoding amino acid ABC transporter substrate-binding protein: protein MKRLFLLGTVVAAAFATQGFASAQELTGTLKKIKDTGAITIGFRDSSVPFSYLDDNQKPVGFAMDICYKIVEAVKKELKNDKIEVKLNPVTSATRIPLIANGTVDLECGSTTNNVDRQKQVSFTNTHFLTASRFVSKKSAKLEKIDDLKGKTVVSTSGTTNIKQLTEVNAARNLGINIVPAKDHAEAFLMVETDRAVAFVMDDILLASLAAGARDPNAYVISKDAFSKPEPYGIMLRKGDDAFKKVADAATAELYKSPEGAKLYDKWFMQKIPPKGLNLNVPMGPEQTKAFAKPSDSPDPDAYL from the coding sequence ATGAAACGACTTTTTCTGCTAGGGACCGTGGTTGCGGCCGCTTTCGCGACCCAAGGCTTTGCCAGTGCGCAGGAGCTCACCGGCACGCTCAAAAAAATCAAGGACACCGGCGCCATCACCATCGGCTTCCGCGATTCCTCCGTGCCGTTCTCCTATCTCGATGACAATCAGAAGCCCGTCGGCTTTGCCATGGATATCTGTTACAAGATCGTCGAGGCGGTGAAGAAAGAGCTGAAGAACGACAAGATCGAAGTGAAGCTCAATCCGGTGACATCCGCGACGCGCATTCCGCTCATCGCCAACGGCACCGTCGATCTCGAATGCGGCTCCACCACCAATAATGTCGATCGCCAGAAGCAGGTGTCGTTCACCAACACTCACTTCCTTACCGCCAGCCGCTTTGTCTCCAAGAAGAGCGCCAAGCTCGAGAAGATTGACGATCTGAAGGGCAAGACGGTGGTCTCGACCTCAGGCACCACCAATATCAAGCAGCTCACCGAAGTGAATGCCGCGCGCAATCTCGGCATCAACATCGTGCCGGCCAAGGATCATGCCGAGGCGTTCCTGATGGTCGAAACCGACCGTGCCGTCGCCTTCGTAATGGATGACATTCTGCTGGCTTCACTCGCCGCCGGCGCGCGCGATCCGAACGCCTATGTCATTTCCAAGGATGCGTTCTCCAAGCCCGAGCCTTACGGCATCATGCTGCGCAAGGGCGATGACGCATTCAAGAAGGTCGCCGATGCGGCCACCGCCGAACTTTACAAGAGCCCGGAAGGCGCCAAGCTCTACGACAAATGGTTCATGCAAAAGATCCCGCCGAAGGGTTTGAACCTCAACGTTCCGATGGGGCCGGAGCAGACTAAGGCATTCGCCAAGCCGTCGGATTCGCCAGATCCGGATGCGTACCTCTAA
- a CDS encoding amino acid ABC transporter permease: MNYNWNWGIFWEQTPDATGTYFASLMSGLKITIILALSAWAIAFILGSLIGIMRSLPSRWPVRIGNAYIELFRNVPLLVQLFIWFFVVPELLPGELGTWVKQLRNGPLYSAILGLGFYMSSRVAGQVTAGIQALPKGQRMAGTAIGLTTVQTYRYILLPLAYRIIFPPLTSEFLNTIKNTAPALTIGVLELTAQARSMQEFSFQVFEAFTAAAAIYLVLSAVVTIAMRMIEKRLTIPGFNGGK, translated from the coding sequence GTGAACTATAATTGGAACTGGGGTATCTTCTGGGAGCAGACGCCGGACGCGACCGGAACCTATTTCGCGTCCCTGATGAGCGGCCTCAAGATCACGATCATTCTCGCGCTCTCCGCCTGGGCGATCGCCTTCATCCTGGGCTCTCTGATCGGTATCATGCGCAGCCTGCCGTCGCGCTGGCCGGTCCGCATCGGCAATGCCTATATCGAGCTGTTCCGCAATGTCCCGCTGTTGGTCCAGCTGTTCATCTGGTTCTTCGTGGTTCCGGAGTTGCTGCCGGGGGAACTCGGCACCTGGGTCAAACAGCTGCGTAACGGCCCGCTTTATTCAGCGATCCTCGGCCTCGGCTTCTACATGTCTTCGCGCGTCGCAGGTCAGGTGACCGCGGGCATCCAGGCGTTGCCGAAAGGTCAGCGCATGGCCGGCACCGCCATCGGCCTCACCACGGTGCAGACCTATCGATACATCCTGCTGCCGCTTGCCTATCGCATCATCTTTCCGCCGCTGACCTCCGAGTTCCTCAACACCATTAAGAATACCGCGCCGGCGCTGACCATCGGTGTGCTCGAACTCACGGCCCAGGCGCGTTCGATGCAGGAATTCTCGTTTCAGGTGTTTGAAGCATTCACTGCCGCCGCTGCGATCTATCTCGTACTCAGTGCCGTCGTCACCATCGCCATGCGCATGATTGAAAAACGCCTGACGATCCCCGGCTTCAACGGGGGGAAGTGA
- a CDS encoding amino acid ABC transporter permease, whose translation MFANFDFDVILRSLPYLFKEGMVFTLTLTAIATVFGLILGTIIALMRLSSNALLSGIAASYVNLMRSLPLVLVIFLFYFLSPYIGQWIIRADQPIQVGAYTSTIITFTLFEAAYFSEIMRAGIQSVPRGQVMAGYAIGFNYREVMRFVVLPQAFRNMLPVIFTQTIVLFQDTSLVYVLSITDFLGAASKVAQRDGRLTEMYLFAAVVYFAISFTASFFVKRLQKRISIIR comes from the coding sequence ATGTTTGCCAATTTCGATTTCGACGTCATTCTGCGCAGCCTGCCTTACCTGTTCAAGGAAGGCATGGTGTTCACGCTGACACTGACGGCCATCGCCACGGTGTTTGGTCTGATCCTCGGCACCATCATCGCGTTGATGCGGCTGTCTTCCAATGCGCTGCTGTCAGGCATCGCCGCAAGCTATGTCAACCTGATGCGCTCGCTCCCGTTGGTGCTGGTGATCTTCCTATTCTACTTTCTCAGCCCCTATATCGGTCAGTGGATCATTCGCGCCGACCAGCCGATACAGGTCGGCGCCTATACATCCACGATCATCACCTTCACGCTGTTTGAAGCCGCCTATTTCTCCGAAATCATGCGTGCCGGTATCCAATCGGTGCCCCGGGGGCAGGTGATGGCTGGTTACGCCATCGGCTTCAATTATCGCGAGGTGATGCGCTTCGTGGTACTGCCGCAGGCGTTTCGCAACATGTTGCCGGTGATCTTCACCCAGACCATCGTGCTGTTTCAGGACACGTCGCTAGTCTATGTGCTGTCGATCACCGACTTCCTCGGCGCAGCATCCAAGGTCGCGCAGCGCGACGGCCGCCTCACCGAAATGTATCTGTTCGCGGCCGTGGTCTATTTCGCGATCAGCTTTACCGCATCGTTTTTCGTGAAGCGCCTGCAAAAGCGCATCAGCATCATCCGCTAG
- a CDS encoding amino acid ABC transporter ATP-binding protein — protein MITIDNVSKWYNPQFQVLKNCTTQVEKGEVVVVCGPSGSGKSTLIKTVNALEPVQEGTITVDGLDVTKMKKDLPKLRSRVGMVFQHFELFPHLKIVENLCLGQTIVLGRKEEAARKKAMAMLERVGLTAHAEKYPGQLSGGQQQRVAIARALVMDPICMLFDEPTSALDPEMINEVLDVMVELAREGMTMMVVTHEMGFAKKVANRVIFMDAGEIVEDAQKEDFFGHPRSDRAQQFLSKILAH, from the coding sequence ATGATTACCATCGATAACGTCAGCAAATGGTACAATCCTCAGTTCCAGGTGCTGAAGAACTGCACGACGCAGGTGGAAAAAGGCGAGGTCGTCGTCGTCTGCGGTCCGTCAGGATCAGGTAAATCGACCCTCATCAAGACCGTGAATGCGCTGGAGCCGGTGCAGGAAGGCACCATCACGGTGGATGGGCTCGACGTCACCAAGATGAAGAAGGATCTGCCGAAACTGCGTTCGCGCGTCGGCATGGTGTTTCAGCATTTCGAATTGTTTCCGCATCTGAAGATCGTCGAAAATCTTTGCCTCGGCCAGACCATCGTGCTCGGCCGCAAGGAAGAGGCGGCGCGCAAGAAGGCGATGGCCATGCTGGAGCGCGTCGGGCTGACCGCGCATGCGGAGAAATATCCCGGCCAGCTCTCCGGCGGCCAGCAGCAGCGTGTCGCTATCGCACGCGCCCTGGTGATGGACCCGATCTGCATGCTGTTCGATGAACCGACCTCGGCGCTGGATCCCGAGATGATCAATGAAGTGCTCGACGTCATGGTCGAACTCGCCCGCGAAGGCATGACCATGATGGTGGTGACCCATGAAATGGGCTTCGCGAAAAAGGTTGCGAACCGCGTCATCTTCATGGACGCCGGCGAGATCGTCGAGGATGCGCAGAAGGAGGACTTCTTCGGCCATCCGCGCAGCGACCGCGCCCAACAATTCCTGTCGAAGATCCTCGCGCATTGA
- a CDS encoding methyl-accepting chemotaxis protein: protein MVKINRVGNKLGLAGLIGILLSIGVVANQIHTETEISHANRQADVQQQIADGAREADALMRSMQTASLSLRIAITTPEMDKSIAEIKAAKAAQDSILDGSIAAAHRQDNRDSFAKIKTLTASYVTAADEIAALQKKLLDLYRTRNVAVLDWNRHLEQMRLSTAVNEAQSWADVDNQLKIADSAVNAVQAAAWRYASLNEIVQKGLIVTKAKVLNDALARASVLEDSELVQNGLTQLSADMRKFMAATDEAIQINDQKTDIVRKKLTPIAASAGELVSAAVASAKMAVTEARGQAATTMDRSVQINLALGCAVVAMLIGSMVFSFFGVARPMTRLNAAMGRMAGGDLDVVIPGARRGDEIGDIAKTVSVIRDNAERKARDEAAARVDQDSQAAAARRHEMAELADGFERAVGNIVNNVSSASSQLEESAGSLTATAEQAKQLTVAVANASDEASGNVQAVASSTEEMSSSINEISRQVQESAGIAGSAVEQARRTNERVAELAKAAARIGDVVELINTIASQTNLLALNATIEAARAGDAGRGFAVVASEVKALAEQTASATSEISHQISGIQMATRESVNAIAEIGNTIGRMSEIASTIASAVEEQGAATQEIARNVQQAAQGTMQVSANIADVQRGATATGSASSQVLSAAQSLSSESGRLKLEVERFLDSVRAA, encoded by the coding sequence ATGGTAAAGATCAATCGCGTCGGCAACAAACTGGGTCTGGCCGGATTGATTGGCATCCTGTTGTCGATCGGTGTGGTCGCCAATCAGATTCATACGGAGACCGAGATCTCCCACGCCAATCGCCAGGCCGATGTGCAGCAACAGATTGCTGATGGCGCGCGCGAGGCGGATGCGCTGATGCGCAGCATGCAGACGGCCAGTCTGAGTCTCCGGATCGCGATCACGACGCCCGAAATGGACAAGAGCATCGCCGAGATCAAGGCTGCGAAGGCGGCGCAGGACAGTATCCTGGATGGCAGTATTGCAGCCGCCCATCGCCAGGACAATCGGGACAGTTTCGCGAAGATCAAAACGCTGACGGCATCTTACGTCACGGCCGCGGATGAGATCGCAGCTCTGCAGAAGAAGTTGCTCGATCTGTATCGAACGCGCAACGTCGCCGTGCTCGATTGGAACAGACATCTCGAACAGATGCGCCTCTCCACCGCGGTGAATGAGGCGCAAAGCTGGGCCGATGTCGATAATCAGCTCAAGATCGCCGATAGCGCCGTCAATGCAGTTCAGGCGGCCGCCTGGCGTTACGCCTCGCTGAACGAAATCGTTCAGAAGGGGCTGATCGTTACCAAGGCAAAGGTGCTGAACGACGCGCTCGCCCGAGCGAGTGTTCTCGAAGATAGCGAGCTGGTGCAGAATGGCCTCACCCAGCTCAGCGCCGACATGAGGAAATTCATGGCGGCGACTGACGAGGCCATCCAGATCAATGACCAGAAGACCGACATCGTTCGCAAGAAACTGACGCCGATCGCGGCGTCGGCTGGCGAGCTGGTCTCGGCGGCGGTTGCTTCCGCGAAGATGGCGGTGACCGAAGCCCGCGGCCAGGCTGCAACGACCATGGATCGCTCCGTCCAGATCAATCTGGCGCTCGGTTGCGCCGTCGTTGCGATGCTGATCGGATCGATGGTGTTCAGCTTCTTCGGCGTTGCCCGGCCCATGACTCGCCTCAATGCCGCGATGGGCCGGATGGCCGGCGGCGATCTGGACGTCGTGATTCCGGGTGCGCGGCGCGGCGATGAGATTGGCGACATCGCCAAGACCGTCTCGGTGATCCGTGACAATGCCGAACGCAAGGCACGCGATGAAGCCGCGGCGCGGGTGGATCAGGACAGCCAGGCCGCAGCAGCGCGCCGACATGAAATGGCCGAACTTGCCGATGGCTTCGAGCGGGCGGTCGGCAACATCGTCAATAACGTTTCTTCGGCGTCGTCGCAGCTGGAGGAATCCGCTGGCAGTCTGACGGCGACCGCCGAACAGGCCAAGCAACTGACTGTCGCCGTTGCCAATGCATCCGACGAAGCTTCCGGCAACGTGCAGGCGGTGGCTTCTTCGACGGAGGAAATGTCGTCCTCGATCAACGAGATCAGCCGACAGGTGCAGGAATCCGCCGGGATTGCCGGCTCCGCGGTGGAGCAGGCCCGCAGGACCAACGAGCGGGTTGCCGAGCTGGCGAAAGCCGCGGCGCGCATTGGAGATGTGGTCGAGCTCATCAACACGATTGCCAGCCAGACCAATCTCCTGGCTCTGAACGCGACTATTGAGGCAGCCCGGGCTGGTGACGCCGGGCGTGGTTTTGCGGTTGTCGCGTCTGAGGTAAAGGCGCTTGCCGAGCAGACGGCCAGCGCGACCAGCGAAATCTCCCACCAGATTTCCGGCATCCAGATGGCGACGCGGGAATCGGTGAATGCGATTGCCGAAATCGGCAACACCATTGGCCGGATGTCCGAGATCGCGTCGACCATCGCCTCCGCGGTGGAAGAGCAGGGTGCCGCAACCCAGGAAATCGCGCGCAATGTCCAGCAGGCCGCTCAAGGCACCATGCAGGTGAGCGCCAATATCGCCGATGTCCAGCGCGGAGCCACCGCGACCGGTTCGGCCTCGTCTCAGGTTCTCTCGGCCGCACAATCGCTGTCCAGCGAAAGCGGGAGGCTCAAGCTCGAAGTCGAAAGATTCCTCGACTCTGTCAGAGCCGCCTAA
- a CDS encoding HAMP domain-containing methyl-accepting chemotaxis protein translates to MSLLNLRIRGRLYGGFGALVLFGLASSGFAVWQMTEVAARVGAMAQLSNNTIRASEVASELQAVRGAILRYSFDQDEASIADADKRLVSLATSVDTVMKASRSEERRAAYQSIAKDVAEVTKQRQALGEAVKQVVAGREVLQEAGDKLSSSLRKLTISTRNTTYGQGSTKLEADTLMVQIANWRFFSSRDEKHIEAFKDHVRIAEQQIGEMEKMQMPPTLSALFGTIRTNLKSYASLFEKAASSMQASDAIFNKSISPIIVNAIARIEVVKAGVQQTQSQTVAATNDRISNTTTLQIVVATASTVLGLVIAFLIARGIIGPLSGLTAGMKRLADGDFSAVLPGLSRKDEVGDMARAVEAFKIKAEEKARVEAEAKLTQDQQAALQRRRDMIRLADDFESAVGEIVEAVSSASSELEGSAGMLTSTAERSQELTTMVAAASEEASTNVQSVASSTEEMSSSINEISRQVQESARIAHAAVDQAQKTNDRVGELSRAAGRIGAVVELINTIAGQTNLLALNATIEAARAGDAGRGFAVVAAEVKALAEQTARATGEISTQIASIQTATDESVSAIQEIGTTIGQMSEIASTIASAVEQQGAATQEIARNVQQAAHGTREVSSNIVDVQRGASETGTASSQVLSAAQSLSSESSRLKQQVGRFLDTVRAA, encoded by the coding sequence ATGTCACTGCTTAATCTTCGCATCCGTGGCCGCCTCTATGGTGGTTTCGGCGCTCTGGTTTTGTTCGGACTGGCGAGTTCCGGATTCGCGGTCTGGCAGATGACGGAAGTGGCTGCGCGGGTCGGTGCGATGGCCCAGTTGTCGAACAATACCATCCGCGCCAGCGAAGTGGCGTCAGAGCTGCAGGCCGTGCGTGGTGCCATCCTCCGCTATTCCTTCGATCAGGACGAGGCGTCGATCGCCGACGCGGACAAGCGCTTGGTCAGTCTGGCGACGAGCGTCGATACGGTGATGAAGGCAAGCCGCTCGGAGGAGCGTCGCGCCGCCTATCAATCCATCGCAAAGGATGTCGCCGAAGTAACGAAACAACGGCAGGCGTTAGGCGAGGCCGTCAAGCAGGTGGTCGCCGGGCGTGAAGTGCTGCAGGAAGCCGGCGATAAGTTGTCCTCCAGCCTGCGCAAGCTCACGATCAGCACGCGAAACACAACGTACGGCCAAGGATCGACCAAGCTTGAGGCCGACACGTTGATGGTGCAGATCGCCAACTGGCGATTCTTCTCCAGCCGCGACGAGAAGCACATCGAGGCCTTCAAGGATCACGTTCGCATTGCCGAGCAGCAGATCGGCGAGATGGAAAAGATGCAGATGCCGCCGACGCTCAGCGCTCTTTTCGGCACCATCCGCACCAATCTGAAGAGCTATGCGTCGTTGTTCGAAAAGGCCGCTTCCAGCATGCAGGCGTCGGATGCGATCTTCAACAAGTCGATCAGTCCCATCATCGTCAATGCGATTGCCAGGATCGAAGTCGTGAAAGCCGGTGTCCAGCAGACCCAGTCGCAGACGGTCGCTGCGACCAATGACCGGATTTCGAACACCACGACATTACAGATCGTTGTCGCAACTGCTTCTACCGTGCTCGGCCTGGTCATCGCCTTTCTGATTGCACGTGGCATTATCGGCCCGCTGTCGGGCCTCACCGCCGGTATGAAGCGACTTGCGGATGGCGATTTCAGCGCGGTGCTGCCCGGCTTAAGCCGTAAGGACGAGGTCGGAGACATGGCGCGCGCAGTCGAGGCCTTCAAGATCAAGGCCGAGGAGAAGGCCCGCGTCGAGGCCGAGGCCAAGCTGACCCAGGATCAGCAGGCTGCGTTGCAGCGCCGCCGTGACATGATCCGACTCGCAGATGACTTCGAATCTGCCGTTGGCGAGATTGTCGAAGCCGTATCCTCCGCGTCCAGCGAACTCGAAGGATCGGCGGGCATGTTAACCTCGACCGCCGAGCGCTCGCAGGAACTCACCACCATGGTCGCCGCCGCTTCGGAGGAGGCCTCGACCAATGTTCAGTCGGTGGCGTCGTCGACCGAGGAAATGAGTTCGTCGATTAACGAGATCAGCCGCCAGGTGCAGGAATCCGCGCGCATCGCGCATGCCGCGGTGGACCAGGCACAGAAGACGAACGACCGTGTCGGTGAATTGTCGCGAGCCGCCGGCCGAATCGGGGCGGTGGTCGAGCTGATCAATACGATCGCCGGCCAGACCAATTTGCTGGCGCTCAACGCGACCATCGAGGCCGCCCGGGCGGGCGATGCCGGCCGTGGTTTCGCCGTCGTGGCGGCCGAAGTGAAGGCGCTGGCCGAGCAGACTGCCAGGGCAACCGGCGAGATCAGCACGCAGATCGCCAGCATCCAGACTGCAACAGACGAATCGGTGTCGGCGATCCAGGAAATCGGGACCACCATCGGCCAGATGTCGGAGATTGCCTCCACCATCGCTTCCGCCGTCGAGCAGCAGGGAGCCGCGACGCAGGAGATTGCTCGCAATGTTCAGCAGGCGGCGCATGGCACGCGCGAAGTGTCGTCTAACATCGTCGACGTCCAGCGGGGCGCCAGCGAGACAGGAACCGCATCATCGCAGGTGCTGTCGGCCGCACAATCGTTGTCGTCCGAAAGCAGCCGTTTGAAACAGCAGGTCGGCCGCTTCCTCGATACGGTCCGCGCGGCCTGA